From Zavarzinella sp., one genomic window encodes:
- a CDS encoding TerC family protein produces MRIWTLSLGLLAIFCAFAGDEPLAVNEETVVVKTNGEEVRGSLKNATFHLKTPYGSQEFEGKFIKKIVFRDGDSDSGHDSIELIDEEHFSGKLVEDKIEILQKNGPISLSTKELRQLRTTRGSEQTMWAILLGLVMLAAMEIVLGIDNLVFLAIIAAKLPQEQQPKARRLGLIIALVSRLLLLASLSFLLGLTKPLFTIPQLPLLTGLEAREISTRDLILLVGGAFLIFKSVSEIHEKIEHARQPKDQQTVGKASFVSVLVQIAILDIIFSLDSVITALGMVEDIWVMVVAMIIAMGVMMAFAETISNFVARHATLKILALAFLILIGVLLVAEGMGQHMNKGYIYFAMGFSLLIELINMRIRPGKKEVIPETAKAI; encoded by the coding sequence ATGAGAATCTGGACATTAAGTTTGGGACTGCTTGCGATTTTCTGTGCCTTCGCGGGCGATGAACCACTCGCAGTGAATGAAGAAACAGTCGTCGTGAAAACCAACGGCGAAGAAGTACGGGGATCACTGAAAAATGCCACTTTTCATTTAAAAACACCCTACGGCTCCCAGGAATTCGAAGGAAAATTCATCAAAAAGATTGTTTTTCGCGATGGTGACAGCGATTCCGGCCACGATTCGATTGAGCTGATTGACGAAGAGCACTTTTCGGGCAAACTCGTGGAAGACAAGATCGAAATTCTGCAGAAAAACGGCCCGATCTCCTTATCAACTAAAGAGTTACGGCAATTACGCACCACGCGAGGTTCAGAACAGACCATGTGGGCAATTCTGCTCGGTCTGGTGATGCTGGCAGCAATGGAAATTGTTTTAGGGATCGATAATTTGGTATTTTTGGCAATCATCGCTGCAAAATTGCCCCAGGAGCAGCAGCCAAAGGCACGCAGACTGGGCCTGATCATCGCTTTAGTTTCGCGGTTACTGCTTCTGGCATCACTTTCGTTTCTGCTGGGTTTAACCAAACCGCTCTTTACCATTCCCCAGCTCCCACTGCTGACTGGGTTGGAAGCCAGGGAAATCTCCACACGGGATTTAATTCTGCTGGTCGGTGGGGCATTCCTCATTTTCAAAAGTGTCAGTGAAATCCACGAAAAGATCGAGCACGCACGCCAGCCCAAAGATCAACAGACGGTGGGCAAAGCATCATTTGTTTCGGTGCTGGTGCAGATTGCCATCTTGGACATCATTTTCTCACTCGATTCGGTGATCACAGCACTGGGGATGGTGGAAGATATCTGGGTGATGGTGGTAGCGATGATTATTGCGATGGGAGTAATGATGGCATTTGCAGAAACGATCAGCAATTTCGTCGCCCGACACGCTACCTTAAAAATTCTAGCCCTGGCATTTCTGATTCTGATTGGCGTGTTGCTGGTGGCAGAAGGAATGGGCCAGCACATGAATAAAGGCTACATCTACTTTGCGATGGGCTTTTCTTTGCTGATCGAACTGATCAATATGCGAATCCGACCTGGAAAAAAAGAAGTGATTCCAGAAACTGCCAAGGCAATTTGA
- a CDS encoding transposase, with protein MIYHIIWTTYGTWLHGDERGSLKKGIPIIQPPDPSVVEAMRTKMTAEKVLLSKSQQLIVTDTIVEVCKWKQWQLFALAVVVNHVHIVLASDKEGKQTHNQLKAWCSRRLTETLTEHNIKQGFEQPKKWFTERGYIRIIENETYLEEAVKYVEAQKMPEV; from the coding sequence ATGATTTACCACATCATCTGGACAACATACGGCACATGGTTGCATGGTGATGAGCGTGGCTCCCTGAAAAAAGGAATACCAATTATTCAACCGCCTGATCCGAGCGTTGTTGAAGCAATGCGAACGAAGATGACTGCTGAAAAGGTATTGCTATCTAAAAGCCAGCAGTTAATCGTCACAGATACAATTGTCGAAGTTTGCAAATGGAAACAATGGCAGCTATTTGCGTTGGCAGTAGTTGTCAACCATGTCCACATTGTCTTGGCTTCTGATAAGGAAGGAAAGCAAACTCACAATCAACTGAAGGCCTGGTGTTCACGACGGTTAACAGAAACGCTTACAGAGCACAACATTAAACAGGGATTCGAACAACCAAAAAAGTGGTTCACCGAACGTGGGTATATCAGAATTATCGAAAATGAAACTTATTTGGAAGAAGCTGTGAAATATGTAGAAGCTCAAAAGATGCCCGAAGTGTAA